From Microbacterium sp. LWH7-1.2:
GCTCGCCCATGCCCTTGATGACCGTCTGGCCGGTCTCGGCGTTCTGCTCGACGCGGAACGTCGGGTCTTCCTCGGCGAGCTTCTGGATCGCGAGACCCAGCTTCTCCTGATCGGCCTTGGTCTTAGGCTCGATGGCGACCTCGATGACCGGCTCCGGGAACGTCATCGACTCGAGGACGACCTGGTTGTTCGAGTCGGCGAGGGTGTCACCGGTCGTGGTGTCCTTCAGGCCGATGACCGCGTAGATGTGACCGGCGGTGACCGAGTCGACCGGCATCTCCTTGTTGGCGTGCATCTGGAAGATCTTCCCGATGCGCTCCTTCTTGCCTTTGGTCGCGTTGACGACCTGGGCGCCCGAGTCGAGGTGACCCGAGTAGACGCGGATGTAGGTCAGGCGACCGAAGAACGGGTGCGTCACGATCTTGAACGCGAGGGCCGCGAACGGCTCGTCACGGTCGGCGTGACGCTCGATGATGATCTCTTCGTCCTTCGGGTCCTTCGCCTCGATGGCGGGGACGTCGAGGGGCGACGGGAGGTAGTCCACGACGGCGTCGAGCATCGGCTGCACGCCGCGGTTCTTGAACGCCGAACCGCAGAGCACGGGGTAGAGCTCCGAGGCGATGGTGAGCTTGCGGATCGCGGCCTTGATCTCGGCGACCGTCAGCTCCTCGCCGCCGAAGTGCTTCTCGAGAAGCTCCTCGTCGGACTCGGCGACCGTCTCGAGAAGGATCTCGCGGTACTCCGCGGCCTTGTCGGCGAGGTCGGCCGGGATCTCCTGGATCTCGTACTTGGCGCCCATGGTCACGTCGCCCTTGGCGTCGCCGGGCCACACCAGCGCGCGCATCTCGACGAGGTCGATGACACCCACGAAGTCGCTCTCCGAGCCGATGGGCAGCTGGAGCACGAGCGGCTTGGCCTTCAGGCGGTTGACGATGGTGTCGACCGTGAAGTAGAAGTCGGCGCCCAGCTTGTCCATCTTGTTGACGAAGCAGATCCGGGGCACGTCGTACTTGTCGGCCTGACGCCACACGGTCTCGGACTGGGGCTCGACGCCCTCCTTGCCGTCGAAGACGGCGACGGCGCCGTCGAGGACGCGGAGGGAGCGCTCGACCTCGACCGTGAAGTCGACGTGGCCGGGCGTGTCGATGATGTTGATCTGGTTCTTGTTCCAGAAGCAGGTGACGGCGGCCGACGTGATCGTGATGCCGCGCTCCTGCTCCTGCTCCATCCAGTCGGTGGTGGCAGCGCCGTCGTGCGTCTCGCCGATCTTGTGGTTGACGCCCGTGTAGAACAGGATGCGCTCGGTCGTCGTCGTCTTGCCGGCATCGATGTGCGCCATGATGCCGATGTTGCGGACCTTGTTGAGGTCGGTGAGCACTTCTTGTGCCACGGGGTGTCCTTAGTTGTTGAAGGTGGTAGCTGGCCCGCCGCTCCCGCTGGTCGCGGGAGCGGCGGGGATGCTGGTTACCAGCGGTAGTGCGCGAAGGCGCGGTTCGACTCGGCCATCTTGTGGGTGTCTTCGCGGCGCTTGACCGCGGCACCGAGGCCGTTCGAGGCGTCCAGGATCTCGTTCTGGAGGCGCTCGGTCATCGTCTTCTCACGACGGCCCTTGGCGTAGCTCACGAGCCAGCGGAGGGCGAGCGTGTTGGCGCGGTGAGGCTTGACCTCGACCGGCACCTGGTAGGTCGAGCCACCGACGCGGCGCGACTTGACCTCGAGGGTCGGGCGCACGTTGTCGAGCGCCTTCTTGAGCGTGGCGACGGCGTCCTGGCCGTTCTTCGCCTCGACGCCCTTGAGGGCGGTGTACACGATCGACTCGGCGAGCGACTTCTTGCCGTCGACGAGGATCTTGTTCACGAGCTGGCTGACGATCGGAGCGCCGTAGACCGGGTCGTTGACGACGGGGCGCTTCGGGGCGGGTCCCTTACGAGGCATCTTTCTCAGCCCTTCTTCGCGCCGTAGCGGCTGCGAGCCTGCTTACGGTTCTTGACTGCCTGGGTGTCGAGCGCACCGCGGACGATCTTGTAGCGGACACCGGGGAGGTCCTTCACACGACCGCCGCGGACGAGCACGAGCGAGTGCTCCTGCAGGTTGTGGCCCTCGCCCGGGATGTACGCGGTGACCTCGGTGCCGTTGCGGAGCTTGACACGGGCGACCTTGCGCATCGCCGAGTTCGGCTTCTTCGGGGTGGTGGTGTACACACGGGTGCAGACACCCGCCTGCTGCGGGTTCGCCTTGAGCGCCGGCGCCTTGGTCTTCGAGACCTTGGGCGAGCGACCCTTGCGAACCAACTGCTGAATGGTTGGCACGTTCTCTCCTTGTTGTGCTGCGCGGTGCCTGTCGGCTCCGCACAGGTGCTGCACGGTGACAGCGTCGTGGTCTCCCCCGCGGCATCCGGATCTTTCGATTCGTGACGCTGCGGGCTCACGCTGACCCACCGACGCGCCAGAATGACTGTCGCGCTTTCGTTGGTGGGTATGCCGTGGGGGTGGCCTGTTCGCAGGCCGTTCCCTGAGATGCGGCGCTCGCACCGGTTCCCGCACCAAGGCACGGTCGACGGCGCGCGTGAGCGCACACCCGATCCATGATACGTGGGTTTCGGGGGTCGGGCAAACGCGGAAGCACGTCGCGGGCCCGACCGACGCACGACACGCCGCAGCACGCCCCAGATCGCCGTCGGGCGTATCCCTCAGCCGGTCGTCAGCAGCGCGACCAGCGCCACCACGGCGACGATGACGAGGACGGATGCTGCGGACACGACCGCGATCGTCTGGCGCCGGCGGCGACGCCTGCGGGCCTGATCGGCGGCCGCCGTGTCGACGTGGTCCTGCGGCGCACGGCGGGCCGGCTCGGCGCGCACCGCGGTGACCGGAGGGACGTCGCGCGCCCGGTAGGCGGCGACTGCCGAGGTGGGTGAAGAGGCGACCCGGCCGAGCGCCGCGGATGTCCGGGCGGCGGGCTCTGGGGTGAGGGGTGCCGGCGACGGAGTGCGCCTCGAGGCTGCGGGGGCGTCCCGCGGCTCGCGTGCCGGCGGATGCGCGGTCCGTCGGGGGCCCGCGGGTGCCGACTCGGTCGCCGCCTGCGTGGCCAGGCCGGAGTCGGACGGGACCGCCGACCCGGCCGAGATCACGGTGTCGTCTGCCGCGTCGGCCTCGGCCGAGGCGCGCCGCGACGGCAGGGTCCGGTCGTCGAGCGGGTCCTCGCGCTCCGGCGTCGACGCCTGACCCCTCCGCAGGGAGAGCGCCGTGCGCTCGTCGTCGGGATCGATCACCCGTCGCTCCGCCGCAGCCGGACCTCGGCGTCGCCCAGCAGGAACCGGTCGCCGGCCTCGACCTCGACGCCCGCAGGAGCCTCGACCTCGGTGCCCATCACGGTGGCGAACAGGACGCCGTTGGTGGAGTCGAGGTCCGTCACGTACCACTTGTCGCCGCGCAGCTCGAGACGTGCATGCGTCTTGGACACCGTGCCGTCCTGGATCGAGACCAGCTGAGCGCTCGGGTGATCCGGGTCGGCGGCGGGGCGGCGGCCCAGGATGACCACCTCCGACGAGAGCGCGACGGGCTCCCCGGTCGGCGGCACGAGCGCCCAGTCCGTCCGCTTGCGACGGGCGATGATCGTCTCTTCGAGGATGTCCTGCTCGTCGGGGATCTCGGGCTTGGTGTGGAACGCCGACACCGACGACCGCGCCGAGCGCGGGGACCCGGCATCGGGCGCGCCGTGGATCGCCGACACCGGGCCGGAGGTCTCGGGAAAGGCTTCGGCCTCGCTCATCGGTGAGCGCGCCGGGGCCCACGGCTCGTGGTCCTCGTCCGACGACGGGGCGGCCGGCACGCGCGTGACCGGCGGTCGGGTGATGCCCTCCTCGCCCGTCGTCGCCGCCTCAGGCGCCGTGAACGGGTCCGCGGCGCTGCGCGAGGGACCGGTGGGCGCGGGCGTCGCTGCCGCGGACGGTATGGACGCGAGCGGGGTCGCGGGCACCGCGGAGATCGGCGCGGGAGCACCGGGCACGGCACCGGTGACCTCGGCGCTCAGGTCGATGCCGTCGAGCGCGAATCCCTGCCACCGGTCCGCGTCGCCGGAACCGTTCCCGCCCACCTCGGCCGGCGTCGCGGAGACGGGGCGACCGGGCAGGGGCGGGGGCGTCCAGCCCGCGGCGGGCGGCGCGACATCCGCCCCGGAAGACACCACGGATGCCGCGGGGGCGGGCGCAGCGGAAGCACCGGGCACGGCAGGCGCTGGCGGCGCGGCAGGCGCGGGCACCGTCGCGTGCAGGGCGGCAGGGCCCGGCGCGGGCGGAGCGTAGGCGGACGGCGCGAACCCTGCGCCCGCACTCGTCGGCGCAGGGACCGCCGGCGGGGCGGGATACGCCGCCGGCGCACCGCTCAGCGCACCCGGTGCGGAGAACGACGGAAGCGGAGGGAGCTCGGCGTCGCCCGCGGTGCGGCGCACGCCGGCGCCGAAGGGGGCGCGGGTGGCGGCATCCGTCTCCCGTCCGACCCAGCGCGCACTCCCCCAGCCGACGATCGACGCCCACACAGGGAACAGCAGGAAGCCGAGGACGGTCATGCCGGCGCCGAAGCCGAAGGCGGCGTTCAACCGGAACAGTGCGATCGCCCAGACGACGAGGAACGCGATGTTGACGAACGGGACGAAGGCGAGGATCACGAGCCACGGCGAGAGCCCGGCGAGGCGGAGCAGCACGATGGTGTTGAGGATCGGCACCCAGGCCTGCCAGGCCTCGACTCCGGACTTGCGGAAGACCGCCGAGAGCGCGAGCGCGGTCCAGATGTAGAGACCGGCGAACAGGAGCAGGCTGATCAGGGTGCCGACGACGGCTGCGGTGGCATCTGTGGCGTTCATGGCATGGGACGCACGGGCTGTGCCCGTCGTCTCCCCCTCTCGGCGAATCGCGTGCGGCCGCCCGGTGGGGGCGGCATCGGACCGAACAACGATCTCAACGATACGGTCGCGAGCGCCCCACGCCAGAACCCTCGTTCGCGTCGCAGGGCGCGCCGCTCCGCGTCCACGGCCTCCCAGTAGCGCTTCGCCTCGTCGGCGGAGAGGTCCGCGTGCGCGAAGACGGCGCGGTCGGCGCCCTGCGCGAGGGCGGCCCCGGCGGGGGTCGCGAAGGCGGTGGCGAGCTCTGAGCGTGTGGAGGTGCGTGATGCGGCACGGCCGCTGTCGAGCGCCGCGTCGACGTACTCGTCCCACCCGCCCGCGATGCGGGTCTCGGGTGTGCCGGTGCGGCGACGGCCGCGGCGGCGTGCGGCCTTCGTGCCGATCACGATGAGGAACGGGCCGAGCGCGAGCACGAGCACCAGGAACGCGACGCCGCCGATCCGCAGCATCGGCCAGAGCCATGCCAGGTCGGCTCCCGCGTCTTCGTCGGCGGGGCGGTCCGCGGCGGTGTCCTCCTGGGCGGGGTCGGGCGGCACGACCTCCTCGACCGACTCGGGGCGCACCTCCGTGACGTTCTCGGGGTCGCGCTGCTCGGTCGTGTCCAGGCTCGGCGACTGCGCGTGCTGTGGCGTCACGTCGATGGCGACCCAGTCGCCGGCTGCCGACTGCACCTCCGTCCACGCGGTGAGGTCCTGTGCGCGGCAGGCGCCCTCGTCGCACGTCGCAAGGTCCGGCTCCGTCGCGCTCAGCCGCGCGCCCAGAACCACCCGGGACGGGAATCCGAGCTCGCGGGCAATGAGGGCCACCGCGACCGCGAACTGCTCGTCGTCGCCGATGGCGGCGACGTAGTTGCCGGAGGCGACGGCCCGGGGGTCCGTCTCGCGTTCGAGCAGGCGCGCGAACATCGTGTCGACGCGGGCGAGCGAGTGGCCCGAGGCGCTGGGCTGGAACGCGTAGTCCGGCAGGGCGGCCGCCCATGCCGGCTCCTGCTCGTCCGCGGCGAGACCGTGGCTGAGGTAGCCGCGCTCGCGGAGCATCGCGACCACGCCTTCGAGGGCGGGGCCGCCTGACCCGACGGCGTGCTCGTCCAGCCACGTGCGGAGGCTGTCGGGCGCGGCGACGCCGCCCGGGCTGCCGGGGGCCTCCAGCTCCGCGAGCACCTGGGCGGCGGGCTCGACGCCGCGTACGACGAATGCGTCGCCCGACGCGAACCCTCCCCCGGCCGTCTGCACCGCCGCCGACGCGGCGGCGTTGTAGTAGAACTTGTCGGCGAGTGATGCGGCACGGTCCCCGTCGAACGCGACCGCCTCGAGGTGGCCGACGGTCGGCATCCAGATCCCGTCCCACGCGTCGATCTCGATGCGCGCCGCGACCGGCGTGCCCTCGCCGGCGTCGAGCGCCGACGGCACGCGGACGAACCGACCGGCGTCGACGGCGCCTTCGCCGCCCGAGCGGAACACCTCTCCGTCGTAGGCGTCGAGGGTCGCGAGCCGCACCCGCTGGGGGAGCGTGTCCACGACGCCGTCGATCACGACGGGCTCGACCGTGAACAGCACGTCGTCGGCGCGGGCGTCGGCGAACAGCGCACGGTACTGCGACAACGGGCTCACCTCGGCCGACAGGTCGATGTCAGGGCCGATGGCCGAGCGCAGCACCTCGCGCTCGGCGCCGCGGGCGGCGAAGGGAACGATCGCCACGGCCAGCACGAGAGCCACCGCCACCATGCCCGCGCCGAGGGCGGTGCGACGGCGGTCGGCCGCGGAAGGGCGGCGCGAGATGCGGACGCCGCTGGATGCCGCGGCCCGCTGCAGCGCGCGGATGCGCTCGTCGTGCGTGCGCCAGGCCAGCCACAGCAAGCACGCCACGAGTCCCGCAACACCGACCGCGGTCTCGACGGGCGCGTAGAGGAACATCGGCCCGAGCTCGAGCGGGGAGCTCACGGTGGTGCGACCGAAGAAGAGCCCGAACGTCACCATGCCGAGCGCCACCGGCACCGCGGCGTAGGCGGCGCGATCCTCCCGCCACGCGAGGAGCAGCACGGCGCAGGTGCCGACGAGGAAGACGACGAGCGCGGGCACGAGGAGGTTGCGGTACGACCCGACCGGCAGCTCGACGGTGACGAGATCCTTCCAGCCGAGCACCAGCCCGCTCGCCAGCTCGCCGAGGCCTCGCACGAGGTCGTCCGGTGAGCCGAGGCGGGAGGGCACCGCGAGGGGCACGCCGACGACGAGGGTCGCGAGGGCCAGCACCCCGGCGACCGCCCACCCGCGCCAGCGCCGCCACCACGCCAGGGCGGCGATCCCGCCACCCACGAGGGTGCCGACGACGACCAGGAGCGCGAAGGTGCCCGAGCGGTAGATGGGCCACGCGGCGACGGCCGCGACGACGGCGATCACGGCCGCGAAAGCCACTCCGACCCACACGCGGGCGACGAGCCGCGGTGCGCGCAGACTCGGAGTCTCGGCCGCGCCCCGGGGCGCAGCATCCATCCGCCCCATCATCGGGATCTGCCCGCTCACGACGCCGCTCCCCGCAGCAGGAGGCCGGAGAGGTCTTCGAGGGTTCCGACGGTGAGCACCGTCATGCCCGACAGCGGCTGCATGCGCGGGTGGGCGCGCTCGTCGCAGATGACGGCGACCACCGCGGTGTCGGACGGGAATGCGAGGGCGGCCTGCTGCAGCCTCGTGAGCGGCACGCGGGAGCCGACCACGACGAACGCGATCGAGAGCCGCTCGCCCGACTCTGCCGCGAGGCGGCACACCTCGCCGACCGGCATCGTGCCCTCGAGCAGATCGACGCCGCTGAAGCCGTCCAGCATGGGGCGCGGCGCCGCGGCGGGGATGTGGCGGATCGCGCGGAGGCGCCCGCGGACGACGCGGGGGATCTCGGATCCGGTCACGATCTGCACGTCCCGCGCGTCGTGGACGGCGCGCAGCCCCAGCGACGCGGCGCACGACACGGCGAGCTCGAACTCGTCGGCGTCTGCGTACTCCGCATCCCAGGCCGCGAGCACCACGGCCATGCGCGAACGCCGGGACTCCTCGTACTGGCGCACCATGAGGCGCCCGGTCTTGGCCGTCGACCGCCAGTGGATCTGGCGACGCGAATCTCCGGGCGCGTACTCGCGGATGGCGTGGAAGGACATGTCGGCGTCGACCAGGCGGCGGGTGGGCGCGCCCTCGAGATCGCGGATGAGCCCCGCGCTCGTCGACGGCAGCGAGACCGTGCGGGGGTGGACGTAGAGGTCGTGCACGTCGGGGAACGAGTGCTCGCGCCGCAGCATCCCGATCGGATCGCTGCGCACCGTGGTCGCGGGGCCGACCGTCACGATGCCGCGCTTGAGGCCGGGGATGTCGAGCGGCTGCTGGGCCGCGTGGCCGGGACGCAGCAGCGGAACGCCGAACTCCACCAGCCCGGCCCCGACCGGGATGTCGATGCGGCCGGGCAGGGCCGTGCGGTGGCCGTCGTTGCGCACGTCGATGCGGCCGGTGACGCCCTCGCCCGCGACGATCCGCTCGTGCGTGAGCGACAGGTCGACGTCGTACGCGCGGGCGCCGAAGAGGAACGGCACGGCGGCGACGAGGAGGACGACGGATGCTGCACCCGCGACCATGAACTCCACCCAGCCGAACACGATCCCGAGCACGAGCCCCACGGTCGCCGCGACGGCCACCAGGGCCCCGGCCGGCCGGATCGCCTCGGCGGCCCACGCGGCCGCGGTGGTGATGCCCGAGCCCGCCGCCCGCCACACACGCGTCCACCACACGGCCACGCGCACGAACGCGCGACCGCTGCGCGACTCGCCGACACTCGTGGCCGTGGCGGTCACGTGCGTGCGGCCGGTCGTGCCGGTGGCCTGGACGGTGCGCGTGATGCGCGGCTCCATCGTGCTGGTGGAACCGCCGCGGCGCTCGGGGCTGCTCATACCGCTTCGCGCCGCGAGGGGGGTGCGACGTCGAGCAGCACCTGCCCGACCACGGTCTCGGGAGTGACGCCGTCGAACTCGGCCTCGGGGTGCAGGATCAGGCGGTGCGACAGCACGGGCACGGCGAGCGTCTTGACGTCGTCGGGGGTCGCGTACGTGCGGCCCTGCGAGGCGGCGCGTGTGCGCGCGGCGCGCGTGAGGGCGAGGGCGCCGCGGATGCTGACGCCCAGACGCACCTCATCGGCCGTGCGCGTGCCGTCGACGAGGCGGGCGATGTAGTCGAGCACGAGCGCGTCGACGTACACGTCGGCGGCGAGATCGGCCATGCCGACGAGCGCCTGGGGCGTGATGATCGGCGTGAGCTCGGCGGTCGCGACGGCCGCCCCGTCCAGGATGCGGACCGTCGCCGCGTGGTCGGGGTAGCCGAGCGAGGTGCGCATCATGAAGCGGTCGAGCTGCGCCTCGGGAAGCCGGTAGGTACCCGCCTGCTCGACCGGGTTCTGCGTCGCGAGCACGAGGAACGGCACCCCGGCTTCGCGCGAGACGCCGTCGATCGTGACGCGCCCCTCCTCCATCACCTCGAGGAGCGCCGACTGCGTCTTCGGGCTCGCGCGGTTGATCTCGTCGGCGAGCACGATGTTCGCGAAGATCGGCCCGGCGTGGAACTCGAAGACGCCCTCCTTCTGGTCGTAGACGCTCAGCCCCGTGATGTCGCTCGGCAGCAGGTCCGGAGTGAACTGGATGCGCGTGTTCGTGCCCTGCACCGACTGCGCCATGGCCCGCGCCAGCGACGTCTTGCCGGTTCCGGGCACGTCCTCGAGGAGCACGTGGCCGTCGCTGAGCATCGCGGTGAGCACGAGCTCGACGACGTGGCGCTTGCCGAGCACGGCGCGCTCGACGTTGTCGGCGATCTGCCCGAACGTCTGCGCGAACCAGTCGGCCTGCTCCTGCGTGATCGTCATGTGGTGTGTCCTTCGTCGTCTGCGGGGATCGTGGGGCGAACGGATGCTGCCGCTCAGGGTGCGGGTGCGGGTGGGGGGTTGCCGTTGTTGGGCTGACACGTGGCCTCGAACGTGGTGCTCACGGGCGACAGGCCCCAGTCCTGCGCGCTCCAGTCGACCGTCACCGCGATGCCCTCCACACGCACCGCGCCGACCGGCACATCCCAGGTGTCCGCGGTGTGCGGGAGCAGACCGTTGTCTTCGTCGTAGTAGCGCAGGCCGGAGTTGCCGAACGTGAACACTGCGGAGGAGCCGTTCGGGGCGTTCGACGACTGGCCGCGGTAGGCGAGCGCGCTGCCGCCGACGCACGAAGTGACCGTCCAGTTCGCCTGCACCTGGTAGGGGGCGCTGCCCGAGCGCGGAGTCACGGTGGACCACGCGGTCGCCGTGCCCCAGAAGTCGTGCACGTACCGCACCTGGATGCCGGGGTCCTGGCCGAACACCGTGCTGCCCGGGCCCCAGCCCTGGAACTCGGCGTGGTTGCGGTTGGGGAGCCGCTCGGTCGAGGTCGGGTTCTCGCGGATCACCCAGTCGGCGCGCTGCGCCTGCACATTCGGCGTGCCGTCGACGGCGAACGTCCAGCCCTGTGGGGCTCTGCCCGACTGATGGGCGCGGACGGTCGCGGTCGCCTCGGTGCGACCGAACGACTCGCCGTCCCACAACGACTCGACGCACATCCGGAACGCGTACTCCTCGCCGTCCTCCAGTCCGGGGAAGGCGGCCGTCTCGCCGCCGTCGATGACCCTGCAGCGATCACCGTCCTGCACGATCCCGTAACGGAGGGTCGATCCGTCGCCGTTGAGCAGAGCCGACCCGCGCGCCGTGACCGTCGCGGTGCCGTCCCCGTTCGACACCGCGCTGAGCGTCAGCTGCGGCGACAGCGGGCTGCCGATGCCGTTGGTCTGCACCGTTGCGGCCGCCCCCGACGCACTGCCTCCGAGTCCGGGGGGCAGTGCGAAGCGCGAGTACGGGGTGATGGTCACGATCGTGCCTGTGTTGCTGCCCACGCGGAACGAGGGCACCTCGAGGCGGGTCTGGTTGCGGCCCACAGGCACGCGCACAGTCTCGCCCGCGGGACTCGCGATCTCGAGGCTGCCGGTCTCGCCGGCCTCGATCCCGTCGATGACCAGCGACACGATGCCGCCCGTCCCGTCACCGGTCACGACGGGAGCCGCGGTCACGCTCGTCGGTGGAAGGGGCGCGTCGTACGCCCACGCGACGGTGCGCACGCCGGCCCGGGACTCGCCTACCGCGTTGACGGCCCACGCGTCGTAGGTCCGCTGCTCACCGTTGGGAGCGGGGATCGGGGGGCACGCGCCGTCCGCAGTGCACCGCGCGACCTCCTGCCCGCCGGCGCGGACGACGAAGCCCGTGAGCCCCGGGTAGGCCAGTCGCGCCTCTCCCGGATCGACCCGAAGAGTCACGGTGCCGTCGGCGTATGCCGTCTGCGTCATACTCGCGGGCGCCTTGGGGTAGCCGAGCAGGTCGAGCAGCACGCGGCCGTCGCGTTCCGCGTTCGTCACGCGGCCCTGGGCGTCGCGCACCGAGAACGTGGCGGTGCACGTCGCGCCCGGGGCATCCGTCGTCCAGCTCGCCGTGATCGACGTCGGCGACGCCACGTGGAAGCTCACCCCGGCGCACGCGCCCGTCGGGCGCGTGGCGACGACCTCGAGCGGCGTGCGGGGCAGCGGATTGACCTCGCCGCCCGGGCCGATCACGGGGATCGTGCACGACGATCCGGCGGCCTGCGAGCACTGCTGCACGACGGAGCCGCCCTGCGGAAGCGTCGAGGGCGCCGCGCCGACGCGGAGGATGAGACGTGCCGGGGTCACCGACGGATGGCTCGTGACGGAGACGAGCACGGCCTCCTCGGAGCCGGGGACCGCGCGGTCCGCGCCCGTCACGGTCACGACGGAGCCCTCCTGGGTGACCTCGAACGCTGTACCGGAGTGCTCGGTGACGTAGACGATGCCGTCCCAGTCGGGGCGCAGCTGCCACGTGGTCATGTTCGCCAGGTCGAAGGTCGCGGTCTCGCCGGGTCCGACGGTGATGGATCCCGGCCGCAGCTCGGGCTGCGGGTCGCGCGGGCGCACCACGATCGGCACCGACAGGTAGGTCCATGCCTCCTGACCTGCCAGCCGCACGGGCACCTGGCAGGCATCGACCCAGGGCGCGCCGGAGCCCGCGTCGTAGCGCACGACGGTGCCCGACTCAACCGTGCAGGATGCCTCGGTGCGCGCGCCCGATGACCGCACGTCATCGCCCAGCTCGACGACCGCGCCGCGCGGGCGCGCGACGAGGCCCGCCATGTCGAAGGTGGTGGACTCGAGCTCGGTGACCTCGGGCGACGCCGCGTTCGCGCGCAGCGTCAGGGCCAGGTCGTCATCGCCCGGCACACGGAGGAAGCCGTAGGACGTGACCTCGCCCGCGGCGCTGTCGCCGGTGACGGCGAACGGGATGAGCTGTGTGGTCTCGGGCAGCGCCCCGCGCAGTCGCGAACCCTGCACCGAGACGCCGTCGGGGTCGCCCCACAGCGACAGCTCGAGGTCGTCCACATCGCCGCCCGACCACGTGACCTTGCCGGCCAGCACGTCGACGCCGCGCGGGAAGTCCTCACGGGTCTCGACCGTGAGGCTGGTGTCGGCGACGACCGGGAAGTCGGGCACGCTCTCGCGCACGACACGGACGACGATGAGGCCCCGGCCGGTGTTGCCCGACGACGATTCGACGTCGTAGAGGAACGACATCGTGCCGGGGTCGTCGCCCGCCGCGATCCGGACCGTCGTGTCGTCCGCCCCGACGATCTGATCGTGCTGCCGCGCGTGCTCGGGGTTGTCGCTGCCGTCGACGAGCGTCGCCGGCACGTCGGGGCGGATGTCGGTGATCCGCAGCTCGCCGAGGGTGGGGTCGACGTCGTTGGAGAGCGGGCTGACCCGGATCGTGTTGCCCTCGCCCGCCTGCACCTGGACGTAGTCGGTGAACGTGACCGGGCTCGGGTTCGCCTGGTTGTCGAGAACCCCGACGCGCACGGTTCCATCCGCCGTCGCACCGAACGCGTCGACCACGCGGTAGCGGAACGACACCTGGCCGCTGTCGCCGGGCACGCTCGTGTACAGGATCGCTCCGCCGTCGGCCGTGATGGTGGCCGCGCCCCGCTCGGGTTGCTCGACGATGCGGTCCAGGGTCACGACATCGCCGTCGGGGTCGGTGCCGAAATCGTCGAACTCGATGAGCGACGACTGCCCGCTGAGCACGCGGCCCTCGAGAGTGTCGGCCGTGGGGGCGCGATTGGCCTCGGCATCGATCACCGTCACGCGCACCGTCGCGGTGTCGGCGAGCGCCGGAGCACCGGTCGTGAACACGGAGTACTCGATCGCGTACTCGCCCGGCTCGCCCGGCGCGAGGTACCGCAGCAGGTCGCCCGACGCGAAGGCCAGCGCGGCCTCCGACGAGGAGCGGACCGACGCCGGGTTCAGCGTCGGGCGGCCGCCGGCCGGCGAGATGTCGTTGTCGAGCACGGGGATGTCGATCTGGGCGCCCGCGCGCACCATCACCGAGTCGTCCACGGCGATCGGGGCGAGTTCGGGCGCGGGCGGCAGCAGGTACACCGTCGCCTCGCCCTCGACGCTCGCGCCGGCGTCCTCGGTGCCGTCGCTCACCACGTACGAGACGGTGCCGAGACGGCCGGCGGCGCCGTCCGCCGTCGTGCCCGACACCCGGAGGTGGTTCTGCCCCACCGCATCGACCGACAGCGTCGCCCCGCCATCCGCCCGCGCGACGACGTCGCTGAGAAGCAGCACGCGGCGCGTCGGGTTCGAGACGGCGTCGAAGATCTCGAGGGTCGCGTCCTGCTGCGGGTGCACGAACGCCACCACCGGCGAGGTCGCCAGCTGGGCCGGCGCGTCGGTCGGCAGCAGCGTGATGCGGGCCGTGCCGGTCGCCTCGCCGACGCCGTCGGTCACCGTGAAGTCGACGCGGAACGTGCCCGGGTTCTCGGCCGCGAAGTCGAAAGAGGTGGA
This genomic window contains:
- a CDS encoding DUF58 domain-containing protein; the protein is MSSPERRGGSTSTMEPRITRTVQATGTTGRTHVTATATSVGESRSGRAFVRVAVWWTRVWRAAGSGITTAAAWAAEAIRPAGALVAVAATVGLVLGIVFGWVEFMVAGAASVVLLVAAVPFLFGARAYDVDLSLTHERIVAGEGVTGRIDVRNDGHRTALPGRIDIPVGAGLVEFGVPLLRPGHAAQQPLDIPGLKRGIVTVGPATTVRSDPIGMLRREHSFPDVHDLYVHPRTVSLPSTSAGLIRDLEGAPTRRLVDADMSFHAIREYAPGDSRRQIHWRSTAKTGRLMVRQYEESRRSRMAVVLAAWDAEYADADEFELAVSCAASLGLRAVHDARDVQIVTGSEIPRVVRGRLRAIRHIPAAAPRPMLDGFSGVDLLEGTMPVGEVCRLAAESGERLSIAFVVVGSRVPLTRLQQAALAFPSDTAVVAVICDERAHPRMQPLSGMTVLTVGTLEDLSGLLLRGAAS
- a CDS encoding transglutaminaseTgpA domain-containing protein, yielding MSGQIPMMGRMDAAPRGAAETPSLRAPRLVARVWVGVAFAAVIAVVAAVAAWPIYRSGTFALLVVVGTLVGGGIAALAWWRRWRGWAVAGVLALATLVVGVPLAVPSRLGSPDDLVRGLGELASGLVLGWKDLVTVELPVGSYRNLLVPALVVFLVGTCAVLLLAWREDRAAYAAVPVALGMVTFGLFFGRTTVSSPLELGPMFLYAPVETAVGVAGLVACLLWLAWRTHDERIRALQRAAASSGVRISRRPSAADRRRTALGAGMVAVALVLAVAIVPFAARGAEREVLRSAIGPDIDLSAEVSPLSQYRALFADARADDVLFTVEPVVIDGVVDTLPQRVRLATLDAYDGEVFRSGGEGAVDAGRFVRVPSALDAGEGTPVAARIEIDAWDGIWMPTVGHLEAVAFDGDRAASLADKFYYNAAASAAVQTAGGGFASGDAFVVRGVEPAAQVLAELEAPGSPGGVAAPDSLRTWLDEHAVGSGGPALEGVVAMLRERGYLSHGLAADEQEPAWAAALPDYAFQPSASGHSLARVDTMFARLLERETDPRAVASGNYVAAIGDDEQFAVAVALIARELGFPSRVVLGARLSATEPDLATCDEGACRAQDLTAWTEVQSAAGDWVAIDVTPQHAQSPSLDTTEQRDPENVTEVRPESVEEVVPPDPAQEDTAADRPADEDAGADLAWLWPMLRIGGVAFLVLVLALGPFLIVIGTKAARRRGRRRTGTPETRIAGGWDEYVDAALDSGRAASRTSTRSELATAFATPAGAALAQGADRAVFAHADLSADEAKRYWEAVDAERRALRRERGFWRGALATVSLRSLFGPMPPPPGGRTRFAERGRRRAQPVRPMP
- a CDS encoding MoxR family ATPase, which encodes MTITQEQADWFAQTFGQIADNVERAVLGKRHVVELVLTAMLSDGHVLLEDVPGTGKTSLARAMAQSVQGTNTRIQFTPDLLPSDITGLSVYDQKEGVFEFHAGPIFANIVLADEINRASPKTQSALLEVMEEGRVTIDGVSREAGVPFLVLATQNPVEQAGTYRLPEAQLDRFMMRTSLGYPDHAATVRILDGAAVATAELTPIITPQALVGMADLAADVYVDALVLDYIARLVDGTRTADEVRLGVSIRGALALTRAARTRAASQGRTYATPDDVKTLAVPVLSHRLILHPEAEFDGVTPETVVGQVLLDVAPPSRREAV